AAATGTTTTAAGGCATTTTCATAATCAAAGTGCCATTTAGGAACTTTAGTATATGTAGCACTGAAATCTTGTGTGCTAGTTAAATTATATTCTTCAGGTATAATTATTTCAGTTGGCGATAACCTATGTAATTCTGATTTTAGTTCTTGTAATGATTGACATTCCATTACCTTAAAATCACCATTTGCTAGATTTAAATAAGAAATCCCTATTTTTTGTTTATTATATTGATATGGATCGATAGCGACCATTGCACTATCTGATTTTGATGACAGTAGAGATTCTTCTGTTATAGTTCCAGGAGTTATAATTCTAACTATTTTCCTCTCAACTAGATTTGTTTTAGAATTGCTGAAATCAGTAATTTGTTCGCAAATAGCTACAGATTCTCCTTGCTCTATAAGTTTTTTTAGGTATTGCTCTAGTGAGTTTGCCGGTATTCCAGCCATAGGTATAGGTATGCCGTTTATAAATCCTCTTTTTGTTAGATTAATATTTAATAAAAGAGATCCCTTTTCAGCATCTTCATAAAACATTTCATAAAAATCTCCCATTCTGAAGAAAAGCAACATACTTCCTGCTTCTTTTTTTAAGGAAATATATTGTTGCATTAGTGGGCTTAATCCTTCTACTATGGTCGGCATTTTAATGCAAGAATGTTTTTTCATATAATGTTTTTGTGGGTGCTATTTTTTTAAAATTTGCTTATATAGTTTTTTTTAACCAAGCTGTATATTGATTAACCCATGATTTTATAAAATTCAAAGTATATTCTTCATTAATTATGGATAATTCTGGGTCAAAAATATTATCATGGCAATGCAGCATTAATTCTGGTATAGGCATTGTAATAACGCCTAATGATGATAGTATTTGTCTTAGGTGGTATTGCGCAGAACATGTTCCAGATTTGCTAATAGATCCACCAATAATAGCTGCTTTCTTATTTTTCCATGAGTTTTGACCGTATGGTCTAGATATCCAATCTATTGCGTTTTTTAGAGCTGCTGGTATAGATTTATTATGTTCAGGTGTTATAAAAAGCACTGAATCTGTATTCATTATCTCATTTTTTAGTTCTGCTATTTTTTCTGGAAAATTTTTTTCATGGTCTTCATTGTATAAAGGCAAATCAGATATTTTTATATATTTAAATATTAGATCTTTACATGAAATTTGTTCTGCAGTTTTAGCTATTTTAAAATTTATAGAGTCTTTTTTTAAACTTCCTATAAAGACCGCTACTGTTATTTTTTGTGTGGTCATAATTAGTTATTTCATTTGTTTTTAATAGTAATTTATTTGTATAATTTGTAATTTTAGCATGGCTATAGATATTTCTGATAATAAATGAGAAATAGGTGGTATGTTTTATTATTTTGGTAAGAATAATTTTCAGGGGTTTTGTATGCTTATAATCAAAGATTTTATGTTTAATTTGTTATTTTCTGCTGTCATTTTAGTTTTCGGTTGGTGGTTTTCTTCAGTTATAGGTCGTTGGTTTCAAAGGGCAGTGAATTTATCAGCTCATATAGATGCTACTGTTGTTCCAATGTTAAAATCTTTGATTGTCTGGAGCATTAGAATATTTACATCAATTGCTGTTCTTTCTAGATTTGGAGTTCAAACCGCTAGCATAATAGCTGTCTTGGGAGCTGCAGGTTTGGCTATAGGTCTTGCGTTGCAAGGAACATTGCAAAATATAGCAGCAGGCATTATGTTACTATTGCTTAGACCTATCAGAGTTGGTGAGTATATATCTTTAAAAACCTCTGAAGAGGGAGTTATTCAAGAAGTAGGTCTGTTTTTAACTAAAATTATTCAACCAGATGGCATCCATTTATCTTTGCCAAATAGCATGGTTTGGAATTCAACAATAACCAATTTTAGTCGTAATACTACACGAAGAGTAGATATACCAGTATTTTTAAGATATGAGGATGATATAGAGTTGGCTATTCAACTAATTATGGATGTTGTTTTATC
The sequence above is drawn from the Candidatus Kinetoplastibacterium crithidii (ex Angomonas deanei ATCC 30255) genome and encodes:
- a CDS encoding mechanosensitive ion channel family protein codes for the protein MLIIKDFMFNLLFSAVILVFGWWFSSVIGRWFQRAVNLSAHIDATVVPMLKSLIVWSIRIFTSIAVLSRFGVQTASIIAVLGAAGLAIGLALQGTLQNIAAGIMLLLLRPIRVGEYISLKTSEEGVIQEVGLFLTKIIQPDGIHLSLPNSMVWNSTITNFSRNTTRRVDIPVFLRYEDDIELAIQLIMDVVLSNKYLLKDPEPLVKVVDFRELAIVVNIRAWSNTTTYWDFRWCLYNEVWKVLRKNGFKSPIVVRELSN
- a CDS encoding NADPH-dependent FMN reductase, with amino-acid sequence MTTQKITVAVFIGSLKKDSINFKIAKTAEQISCKDLIFKYIKISDLPLYNEDHEKNFPEKIAELKNEIMNTDSVLFITPEHNKSIPAALKNAIDWISRPYGQNSWKNKKAAIIGGSISKSGTCSAQYHLRQILSSLGVITMPIPELMLHCHDNIFDPELSIINEEYTLNFIKSWVNQYTAWLKKTI